A single genomic interval of Penicillium psychrofluorescens genome assembly, chromosome: 2 harbors:
- a CDS encoding uncharacterized protein (ID:PFLUO_003614-T1.cds;~source:funannotate) has protein sequence MKCLAVGTRHSRGTTISLSLRRSLLKTSPSTPQQRQYVCSPALRQRLGTHDAPSSSDGRANSPQAQPLSGYYSLILTSRSPYRGGAPTSRPATHAPEAVSTSEPQSPQEKMAIVFGTRLAGPGRSSRYSPGEAPPESMWKTINGVPIPPRPEEPDNCCMSGCVHCVWDDYRDEMEEWAARAAQARAKGGHEKGTMDMRSRPRPEVDAVSQSMDDDGGGSEANWPVPNPDDELFANIPVGIREFMKTEKKLRAKHQQEAAV, from the coding sequence ATGAAATGTCTGGCCGTGGGCACCCGACATTCACGGGGCACAACTatctctttgtctttgcgACGCTCCTTACTTAAAACTTCGCCATCTACGCCCCAGCAGCGACAATATGTCTGCTCTCCGGCTCTCCGGCAAAGACTCGGCACCCATGATGCGCCGAGTTCCTCGGATGGAAGGGCCAACTCACCACAAGCACAACCATTGTCGGGTTATTATTCCCTGATCCTGACCTCTCGTTCTCCTTATCGTGGTGGCGCACCGACTTCGCGCCCCGCGACCCATGCGCCCGAAGCAGTGTCGACTTCGGAGCCGCAATCACCCCAAGAGAAGATGGCTATTGTTTTCGGCACCCGCCTGGCTGGTCCCGGCCGCTCATCCCGCTACAGCCCTGGCGAAGCTCCTCCCGAATCGATGTGGAAAACGATCAACGGGGTCCCCATCCCACCTCGGCCTGAAGAACCGGACAACTGCTGCATGAGCGGCTGCGTTCACTGCGTCTGGGACGATTACCGGGATGAAATGGAGGAGTGGGCAGCACGAGCCGCGCAGGCTAGAGCAAAGGGTGGACACGAGAAAGGGACCATGGACATGCGTTCTAGGCCTCGGCCAGAAGTCGACGCGGTCAGCCAGAGcatggatgatgacggcggtGGCAGCGAAGCCAATTGGCCGGTTCCTAATCCAGACGATGAGCTGTTCGCCAACATCCCTGTCGGAATTCGCGAGTTCATGAAGACCGAGAAAAAACTGCGGGCCAAACATCAGCAGGAAGCCGCAGTGTGA
- a CDS encoding uncharacterized protein (ID:PFLUO_003615-T1.cds;~source:funannotate): MFSPPKRRKTSATTGVAVGASQHLEPHEGARASGPPSFQSPTRSSLARSHPDVLERALSRSPTRRPTSRGNQNDPSEQAGSRVGLRDRKALRPSLNATASPMSRPRLSGGMAGLSPSRRTSGIQSFTQPPRRVSKKIGSSDFFFGTPVRRQTQPTEQALANTPEDQLASELGNVTRELQMDTGFDGALMDEDPLEPDLPPTPTELGLEKAPDRPRGLLSSSPSMRHERQIKRIVDPIKGSPLRSLKFQVPEEQEADTAEPVFDEELPVAVAEKRKLRGSLTAELLQLENEVAEMERWASKIETGKGLEADPEGLNKFLSMITSEEASRTSLSIPKQAPTTISSLLSTLLPFSSNAPRPTRPTSPLPTNPFALQDSSQTRPYLTAFAPLSLNARTTRTGSSRNKILSETHTLTLTAPSPFPANLYNVAVVYATDPQAQSVTSVSVPTSSDSKKRRVPEVLRRWIDRRLANPLLQLDVSTLCWGVNRYWEASVARARLWARLDHKYNNGTSARSRKDTASTTKDGVLNFSEIRQLIPHLERSTMVVKAKSGPRVLLSYNLTIDDWTGEPQLQPEISVSDSGANGGSSKKINQEAKKLFHALLHEKSGSPVPGVEGDVHIDAVLRATEGALGALFGIS, encoded by the exons ATGTTCTCCCCACCAAAGCGGCGCAAGACCAGCGCGACCACTGGTGTCGCTGTGGGCGCGTCGCAACACTTAGAACCCCACGAAGGCGCGCGCGCGTCAGGCCCACCGTCCTTCCAGTCTCCTACAAGGTCAAGCCTGGCGCGGTCCCACCCCGACGTGCTCGAACGCGCGCTCAGCAGATCACCGACACGACGACCGACCAGCAGAGGGAACCAAAATGACCCATCCGAGCAAGCAGGATCAAGAGTCGGTCTGCGTGACCGCAAAGCCCTTCGGCCGTCGTTGAATGCTACTGCTAGCCCGATGAGTCGACCCAGATTGTCCGGCGGCATGGCGGGCCTGTCCCCCAGCAGGCGCACAAGCGGAATCCAATCATTTACACAACCCCCACGTCGGGTATCAAAGAAGATTGGTTCTTCAGACTTTTTCTTCGGAACCCCGGTTCGGAGGCAGACGCAGCCGACTGAGCAGGCCCTTGCAAATACCCCGGAGGATCAATTGGCGTCGGAGCTAGGCAATGTCACAAGAGAATTACAGATGGATACAGGATTTGACGGTGCGCTCATGGACGAAGACCCTCTGGAACCAGATCTCCCACCTACTCCAACCGAacttggcctggagaaggcacCGGACCGACCCAGAGGACTGCTGAGTAGTAGTCCAAGTATGCGACACGAACGACAAATCAAACGAATTGTGGATCCAATCAAAGGCAGCCCATTGCGGTCTTTGAAGTTCCAAGTGCCTGAAGAGCAAGAGGCGGATACCGCCGAGCCAGTGTTTGACGAAGAGCTTCCAGTAGCGGTGGCCGAGAAACGAAAATTACGCGGGAGCCTCACTGCTGAATTGCTTCAACTCGAAAACGAGGTTGCAGAGATGGAAAGGTGGGCGAGCAAAATCGAGACCGGCAAGGGCCTCGAAGCCGACCCAGAGGGACTAAATAAATTCCT CTCAATGATCACCTCCGAGGAAGCCTCACGCACCAGTCTATCTATCCCGAAGCAAGCCCCTACAACGATatcgtctcttctttctacGCTCCTCCCATTCTCTTCCAATGCTCCTCGCCCAACGCGCCCGACTTCCCCGCTACCAACCAATCCATTTGCCTTGCAAGATTCCTCCCAAACACGACCATACCTTACAGCGTTTGCGCCACTATCACTGAATGCGCGCACCACCCGAACGGGGTCTTCAAGGAACAAAATCCTCTCTGAAACACATACCTTGACCTTGACCGCACCGTCACCATTTCCAGCCAATCTATATAATGTTGCTGTTGTCTATGCAACGGACCCTCAGGCGCAGTCTGTGACCTCTGTGTCCGTGCCCACGAGCAGCGACAGCAAGAAACGGAGGGTGCCCGAAGTTTTGCGCCGATGGATAGACCGTCGGCTGGCGAACCCGCTCCTTCAACTCGACGTTTCCACCCTATGTTGGGGGGTCAACCGGTACTGGGAAGCATCAGTGGCACGCGCTCGATTATGGGCCCGGCTTGATCACAAATACAATAACGGAACTTCTGCGCGCAGTAGAAAAGACACGGCATCAACGACCAAAGATGGAGTCCTCAACTTCTCTGAAATTCGACAGCTGATCCCTCACCTCGAACGCAGTACAATGGTCGTCAAAGCCAAATCCGGGCCCCGAGTGCTTTTGTCATACAACCTGACGATCGACGACTGGACTGGGGAGCCACAGCTACAGCCCGAAATTAGTGTCTCCGATTCAGGTGCCAATGGTGGCtcgagcaagaagatcaaccaGGAGGCTAAAAAGCTTTTCCATGCTCTCTTGCATGAAAAGAGTGGTTCACCCGTGCCAGGCGTGGAAGGAGACGTTCATATTGATGCAGTCCTACGAGCAACTGAAGGCGCTTTGGGGGCTTTGTTTGGTATTTCATGA